The following proteins are encoded in a genomic region of Pagrus major chromosome 16, Pma_NU_1.0:
- the LOC141010149 gene encoding myocyte-specific enhancer factor 2D homolog isoform X1 codes for MGRKKIQIQRITDERNKQVTFTKRKFGLMKKAYELSVLCDCEIALIIFNHANKLFQYASTDMDKVLLKYTEYNEPHESRTNADIIETLRKKGFNGCDSPEPDGEDSIDQSPLNDDKYRKTTEDLDVLFKRYGQSTAPPQTFSMPVTVQSSNQSTLQFSNPGNALVTTSYVTSSSLTDTHLLSPQQPALQRNTVSPGLPQRPASAGALLGGDLNNSNGGCPSPVPNGYTSARASPGLLTVSNGNSLGKVVPAKSPPPPPSPQMVNSRKPDLRVITSQGGKSLMQMNAQRLAAGAQVAQTLTTPVVSVATPSLLAQGLPFSAMPTAYNTEYQLTSADITALHALASPGGLLPTSVSTWQQQAVSQQTQQQQQQQQQQQQQQQQQQLNLASLSNLVMWGVDKQSSELNSQVSSLAANLSVGSPSNLLLGRDEWLGRPVPHIPQGAMLTVNTNSSVSIKSEPVSPGRDRSTPCPPPSSTTPSSTSGGAILTAPPQYPGSLLCLEPPTGRSPADSVSSNASSFEGSDRDDAGAAGGGGAGGGGGGGGATGSGNPASRSMPPDFSPSAELLRASNEPEQEGGNIKRMRLDAWVT; via the exons ATGGGTAGGAAAAAGATTCAGATCCAACGAATCACCGATGAAAGGAACAAGCAG GTGACATTCACAAAGCGAAAGTTTGGCTTGATGAAGAAAGCCTACGAGCTGAGTGTGTTGTGTGACTGCGAGATCGCTCTCATCATCTTCAACCACGCAAACAAGCTGTTCCAGTATGCCAGCACTGACATGGACAAGGTCCTGCTCAAATACACAGAGTACAATGAGCCTCACGAGAGCCGGACCAACGCAGACATTATTGAG ACTTTGAGAAAGAAAGGCTTCAACGGTTGTGACAGTCCAGAGCCGGATGGTGAAGACTCCATCGACCAAAGTCCCCTAAATGACGACAAGTACCGTAAGACCACAGAGGACCTGGATGTTCTCTTCAAGCGCTACGGA CAGTCGACCGCTCCGCCCCAGACGTTCTCCATGCCAGTTACGGTCCAGTCGTCCAATCAGAGCACACTGCAATTCAGTAACCCAGGCAACGCACTGGTAACTACCTCCTATGTAACATCATCGTCGCTCACGGATACCCACCTCCTGTCGCCACAGCAACCGGCTCTTCAGAGAAACACGGTGTCTCCGGGGTTGCCACAGCGACCAGCCAGTGCAG GAGCTCTTCTTGGAGGCGACTTGAATAATTCAAATGGAGGATGCCCAAGTCCAGTCC CTAATGGATACACCAGCGCCAGGGCCTCCCCAGGCCTCCTCACTGTTTCCAACGGCAACAGTCTGGGGAAAGTAGTTCCGGCCAAGTCTCCACCCCCACCTCCGAGCCCCCAGATGGTCAACAGCCGCAAGCCAGACCTCCGAGTCATCACCTCACAGGGGGGAAAGAGCCTCATGCAGATG AACGCCCAGCGGCTGGCAGCTGGAGCTCAGGTGGCTCAGACCCTCACCACACCGGTGGTCTCTGTGGCCACACCGAGCCTCCTGGCACAGGGGCTGCCCTTCTCTGCCATGCCCACAGCGTACAACACAG AGTACCAGCTGACCAGTGCAGACATCACTGCTCTACACGCTCTGGCATCACCTGGTGGCTTGTTGCCAACCAGCGTGTCCAcatggcagcagcaggctgTTTCCCAgcaaacacagcaacaacagcaacagcagcaacagcagcagcaacaacagcaacaacaacagcttaATCTTGCATCACTTAGCAACTTGGT CATGTGGGGCGTGGACAAACAGAGCAGCGAGCTGAATAGCCAGGTGTCCAGTCTGGCTGCCAATCTGAG TGTTGGTTCTCCGTCCAACCTGCTCTTGGGTAGAGATGAGTGGTTGGGCCG GCCTGTGCCTCATATACCTCAAGGCGCCATGCTGACCGTCAACACAAACTCCAGCGTGAGCATCAAGTCTGAGCCTGTCTCGCCCGGCCGGGATCGCAGCACCCCTTGCCCTCCTCCATCTTCTACCACGCCGTCCTCGACCTCAGGAGGAGCCATCCTGACCGCACCGCCGCAGTACCCGGGCTCCCTGCTGTGCCTGGAGCCCCCGACCGGACGCTCGCCTGCGGACAGCGTGAGCAGCAACGCCAGCTCCTTTGAAGGCAGCGATCGCGATGATGCTGGCGCAGCTGGCGGCGGAGGCGCAGGGggcggcggcggtggcggcGGTGCTACAGGAAGCGGCAATCCTGCAAGCCGATCCATGCCGCCCGACTTCAGCCCTTCAGCCGAGCTCCTCAGGGCGTCGAACGAACcggagcaggagggagggaacATCAAGCGCATGAGATTGGACGCCTGGGTCACATAG
- the LOC141010149 gene encoding myocyte-specific enhancer factor 2D homolog isoform X3 — protein MGRKKIQIQRITDERNKQVTFTKRKFGLMKKAYELSVLCDCEIALIIFNHANKLFQYASTDMDKVLLKYTEYNEPHESRTNADIIETLRKKGFNGCDSPEPDGEDSIDQSPLNDDKYRKTTEDLDVLFKRYGQSTAPPQTFSMPVTVQSSNQSTLQFSNPGNALVTTSYVTSSSLTDTHLLSPQQPALQRNTVSPGLPQRPASAGALLGGDLNNSNGGCPSPVPNGYTSARASPGLLTVSNGNSLGKVVPAKSPPPPPSPQMVNSRKPDLRVITSQGGKSLMQMNAQRLAAGAQVAQTLTTPVVSVATPSLLAQGLPFSAMPTAYNTEYQLTSADITALHALASPGGLLPTSVSTWQQQAVSQQTQQQQQQQQQQQQQQQQQQLNLASLSNLVPVPHIPQGAMLTVNTNSSVSIKSEPVSPGRDRSTPCPPPSSTTPSSTSGGAILTAPPQYPGSLLCLEPPTGRSPADSVSSNASSFEGSDRDDAGAAGGGGAGGGGGGGGATGSGNPASRSMPPDFSPSAELLRASNEPEQEGGNIKRMRLDAWVT, from the exons ATGGGTAGGAAAAAGATTCAGATCCAACGAATCACCGATGAAAGGAACAAGCAG GTGACATTCACAAAGCGAAAGTTTGGCTTGATGAAGAAAGCCTACGAGCTGAGTGTGTTGTGTGACTGCGAGATCGCTCTCATCATCTTCAACCACGCAAACAAGCTGTTCCAGTATGCCAGCACTGACATGGACAAGGTCCTGCTCAAATACACAGAGTACAATGAGCCTCACGAGAGCCGGACCAACGCAGACATTATTGAG ACTTTGAGAAAGAAAGGCTTCAACGGTTGTGACAGTCCAGAGCCGGATGGTGAAGACTCCATCGACCAAAGTCCCCTAAATGACGACAAGTACCGTAAGACCACAGAGGACCTGGATGTTCTCTTCAAGCGCTACGGA CAGTCGACCGCTCCGCCCCAGACGTTCTCCATGCCAGTTACGGTCCAGTCGTCCAATCAGAGCACACTGCAATTCAGTAACCCAGGCAACGCACTGGTAACTACCTCCTATGTAACATCATCGTCGCTCACGGATACCCACCTCCTGTCGCCACAGCAACCGGCTCTTCAGAGAAACACGGTGTCTCCGGGGTTGCCACAGCGACCAGCCAGTGCAG GAGCTCTTCTTGGAGGCGACTTGAATAATTCAAATGGAGGATGCCCAAGTCCAGTCC CTAATGGATACACCAGCGCCAGGGCCTCCCCAGGCCTCCTCACTGTTTCCAACGGCAACAGTCTGGGGAAAGTAGTTCCGGCCAAGTCTCCACCCCCACCTCCGAGCCCCCAGATGGTCAACAGCCGCAAGCCAGACCTCCGAGTCATCACCTCACAGGGGGGAAAGAGCCTCATGCAGATG AACGCCCAGCGGCTGGCAGCTGGAGCTCAGGTGGCTCAGACCCTCACCACACCGGTGGTCTCTGTGGCCACACCGAGCCTCCTGGCACAGGGGCTGCCCTTCTCTGCCATGCCCACAGCGTACAACACAG AGTACCAGCTGACCAGTGCAGACATCACTGCTCTACACGCTCTGGCATCACCTGGTGGCTTGTTGCCAACCAGCGTGTCCAcatggcagcagcaggctgTTTCCCAgcaaacacagcaacaacagcaacagcagcaacagcagcagcaacaacagcaacaacaacagcttaATCTTGCATCACTTAGCAACTTGGT GCCTGTGCCTCATATACCTCAAGGCGCCATGCTGACCGTCAACACAAACTCCAGCGTGAGCATCAAGTCTGAGCCTGTCTCGCCCGGCCGGGATCGCAGCACCCCTTGCCCTCCTCCATCTTCTACCACGCCGTCCTCGACCTCAGGAGGAGCCATCCTGACCGCACCGCCGCAGTACCCGGGCTCCCTGCTGTGCCTGGAGCCCCCGACCGGACGCTCGCCTGCGGACAGCGTGAGCAGCAACGCCAGCTCCTTTGAAGGCAGCGATCGCGATGATGCTGGCGCAGCTGGCGGCGGAGGCGCAGGGggcggcggcggtggcggcGGTGCTACAGGAAGCGGCAATCCTGCAAGCCGATCCATGCCGCCCGACTTCAGCCCTTCAGCCGAGCTCCTCAGGGCGTCGAACGAACcggagcaggagggagggaacATCAAGCGCATGAGATTGGACGCCTGGGTCACATAG
- the LOC141010149 gene encoding myocyte-specific enhancer factor 2D homolog isoform X2, translating to MGRKKIQIQRITDERNKQVTFTKRKFGLMKKAYELSVLCDCEIALIIFNHANKLFQYASTDMDKVLLKYTEYNEPHESRTNADIIETLRKKGFNGCDSPEPDGEDSIDQSPLNDDKYRKTTEDLDVLFKRYGQSTAPPQTFSMPVTVQSSNQSTLQFSNPGNALVTTSYVTSSSLTDTHLLSPQQPALQRNTVSPGLPQRPASAGALLGGDLNNSNGGCPSPVPNGYTSARASPGLLTVSNGNSLGKVVPAKSPPPPPSPQMVNSRKPDLRVITSQGGKSLMQMNAQRLAAGAQVAQTLTTPVVSVATPSLLAQGLPFSAMPTAYNTEYQLTSADITALHALASPGGLLPTSVSTWQQQAVSQQTQQQQQQQQQQQQQQQQQQLNLASLSNLVMWGVDKQSSELNSQVSSLAANLRPVPHIPQGAMLTVNTNSSVSIKSEPVSPGRDRSTPCPPPSSTTPSSTSGGAILTAPPQYPGSLLCLEPPTGRSPADSVSSNASSFEGSDRDDAGAAGGGGAGGGGGGGGATGSGNPASRSMPPDFSPSAELLRASNEPEQEGGNIKRMRLDAWVT from the exons ATGGGTAGGAAAAAGATTCAGATCCAACGAATCACCGATGAAAGGAACAAGCAG GTGACATTCACAAAGCGAAAGTTTGGCTTGATGAAGAAAGCCTACGAGCTGAGTGTGTTGTGTGACTGCGAGATCGCTCTCATCATCTTCAACCACGCAAACAAGCTGTTCCAGTATGCCAGCACTGACATGGACAAGGTCCTGCTCAAATACACAGAGTACAATGAGCCTCACGAGAGCCGGACCAACGCAGACATTATTGAG ACTTTGAGAAAGAAAGGCTTCAACGGTTGTGACAGTCCAGAGCCGGATGGTGAAGACTCCATCGACCAAAGTCCCCTAAATGACGACAAGTACCGTAAGACCACAGAGGACCTGGATGTTCTCTTCAAGCGCTACGGA CAGTCGACCGCTCCGCCCCAGACGTTCTCCATGCCAGTTACGGTCCAGTCGTCCAATCAGAGCACACTGCAATTCAGTAACCCAGGCAACGCACTGGTAACTACCTCCTATGTAACATCATCGTCGCTCACGGATACCCACCTCCTGTCGCCACAGCAACCGGCTCTTCAGAGAAACACGGTGTCTCCGGGGTTGCCACAGCGACCAGCCAGTGCAG GAGCTCTTCTTGGAGGCGACTTGAATAATTCAAATGGAGGATGCCCAAGTCCAGTCC CTAATGGATACACCAGCGCCAGGGCCTCCCCAGGCCTCCTCACTGTTTCCAACGGCAACAGTCTGGGGAAAGTAGTTCCGGCCAAGTCTCCACCCCCACCTCCGAGCCCCCAGATGGTCAACAGCCGCAAGCCAGACCTCCGAGTCATCACCTCACAGGGGGGAAAGAGCCTCATGCAGATG AACGCCCAGCGGCTGGCAGCTGGAGCTCAGGTGGCTCAGACCCTCACCACACCGGTGGTCTCTGTGGCCACACCGAGCCTCCTGGCACAGGGGCTGCCCTTCTCTGCCATGCCCACAGCGTACAACACAG AGTACCAGCTGACCAGTGCAGACATCACTGCTCTACACGCTCTGGCATCACCTGGTGGCTTGTTGCCAACCAGCGTGTCCAcatggcagcagcaggctgTTTCCCAgcaaacacagcaacaacagcaacagcagcaacagcagcagcaacaacagcaacaacaacagcttaATCTTGCATCACTTAGCAACTTGGT CATGTGGGGCGTGGACAAACAGAGCAGCGAGCTGAATAGCCAGGTGTCCAGTCTGGCTGCCAATCTGAG GCCTGTGCCTCATATACCTCAAGGCGCCATGCTGACCGTCAACACAAACTCCAGCGTGAGCATCAAGTCTGAGCCTGTCTCGCCCGGCCGGGATCGCAGCACCCCTTGCCCTCCTCCATCTTCTACCACGCCGTCCTCGACCTCAGGAGGAGCCATCCTGACCGCACCGCCGCAGTACCCGGGCTCCCTGCTGTGCCTGGAGCCCCCGACCGGACGCTCGCCTGCGGACAGCGTGAGCAGCAACGCCAGCTCCTTTGAAGGCAGCGATCGCGATGATGCTGGCGCAGCTGGCGGCGGAGGCGCAGGGggcggcggcggtggcggcGGTGCTACAGGAAGCGGCAATCCTGCAAGCCGATCCATGCCGCCCGACTTCAGCCCTTCAGCCGAGCTCCTCAGGGCGTCGAACGAACcggagcaggagggagggaacATCAAGCGCATGAGATTGGACGCCTGGGTCACATAG